ACTTTAAcaaattcaatatttttgtaCTTCAGAAAACAAGTTTGCTGTTGGAAGTGGGGCTAAAACTGTCTGTATATGCTATTATGAGCAAGAGAACAATTGGTAAGTACTTGCAGCTTATACTTGTAGGAAAAAGGCATGTTTCTTTTCATCTGCTTTAGTATTtgagtaaataattttaatttgttttttttttattctgtaTGTTTCTACAGGTGGGTTAGTAAACTTATCAGGAAAAAACATGATTCTTCTGTGACAGGCATTGCTTGGCATCCAAATAATGTTAGTATCTTCCTATTCGGTTGCTTATTCTGTGTTTTCCTATGTTTATAGTGTAGTTACACGGACCTGTgcattttatattttgtgactTACCAAATATAATGTGTCTGTTTTGTTTTGTACATGCACTCAATGTCTTTGAACTGAccattactgtgtaattgattgtATGATTACCAGATACTTCTTGCAACGACATCTACGGATGGAAAATGCAGAGTATTTTCCACTTTCATTAAAGGTGTTGATGCAAAGTATGTTTAAAgcattatattattaatattttcagCTAAGTACTTTCTTCATTTTAGACCTCTCTTCTTTATGCTATTTGTCCCATATCTTAAGATTGCTCAATGTAATTGTGCCAGGGATTCAAGAACGGGCCCTTCTTCAGATTCGAAATTTGGAGAGGTTCATTATCTTTCCTTGATTATTGGTAGCAAGCATACTTTTACTTTCCTGTCATATCAATATTTTATGGGAGCGGGTGACACATTTTTCTTTCATCTTCACATTTTACTGGTTGAGTTTATATGATCTCATGTTTCTCTCTTTTCATGAGACAGCAAATCATTCAGCTTGATCTCTCAATTTCTTGGGCTTTCGGTGTGAAATGGTCACCAAGTGGCAATACTTTAGCGTACGCAGGTCAGAAATATGTCCTTTGCATGTCATATACCGTGctttttcatattatttccTCTGCATGCCATGATTTCCCCATCTACCGTAGTTGATTATTCTTCATTTAGTGGAGaacttctcattttttttaatttgcgcACAAGTATTTTGCTGTCTGGCTTAATGTTTTAATTGACACTTGATCCAGGTGGTGTTAGTCACACTCACTATGTTTTCCGCTAATGTGAACTTTGAGAGGATGCACGTTTTGACCATTCATTTATTAGAATTGATCAATTTAATTTCTTATGTATGTATGTTTTCTGCTAATGTGCAGGCCATAATTCCATGATTTACTTCGTTGATGATGTTGGACCATCTCCATCGGCCCAAAATGTTGCATTTCGTGATTTGCCTCTCCGTGATGTGGGTCAGCATCCACTCTTGCTTACATTTAgactcttaatatttttcacATGTTCAACTGATTTGTTTTTCTGTTACAATTGGTGAACATGTATTTTCAGGTTATATTTGTATCTGAAAGATTGGTTATAGGGGTTGGATTTGACTGTAATCCAATGGTATTTGCAGCTGATGATAGTGGATTTTGGTGTGTAAATGTTACTCTCTTGTTTCTTTTTCGTTCTCTGTTTTTATATGGTGGGGATGGGGACGGGACCAAAAGACTACTCTCTAGTGATTTGCTTAAATACTTAGTttcacacttttgttttttgttaaTACCAAAACACTCGCCTGTTTTACTAATCAACATAAAATTATCCATTAATTCTCGATTTTGACCAAAACACTTTCCTAATTGGTAAGGGATCAGTTTATACTAAGCTGTAGACCATAAGGGTGTTCTGATATTAATTAAAACACACAGGTGTAACTATGTATTTACGCAAATCAGAGTAAAATGATATATTccgtttttttttctaataccaAAATTGTTGTGTATTAGAAGTTGATGTGTACACAAATATTGATTTCTTTTATCCCATCATCTTTTGCCCCCACTCCATCCCCAACTgtacaaaatatttttatatattttggctCCTATTCTTCCAAAGGAAACAATTATATAATTGTCTGTTCTTTTCTTTGTAGGAGTTTTGTCAGATTCTTGGGTGAAAGGAAAGCATCTTCAGGTCCAAAATATGGTTCTCAGGTAAATAAATGGTTATTTCAGTAATAGCAGTATTTATTTGTATTAAATCTTGTTGCAGCATTGCTCGTTTATATGATCAGGATGAAACCTTTTACCTATTTATAATATAGGATCATCATTCACTtctgtagaaaatagtgattcgaattgtgtgttgatttcatagaataatacatatttatatacagagttaggagactaaatatctactaaatatctactaaatatctaactctcttacagctaatatacacctaatatctaacactccccctcaagctggagcatagatgttaatcatgcccagcttgttacaaagataatcaacccgcaccccattcaaagcctttgtaaaaatatctcctagttgttctccggtcttcacatatcctgtggagatcagaccttgttgaattttctcacgaacaaaatgacaattaatctcaatgtgcttagttcgctcgtggaatacgggattcgaggcaatatgaagagcagcttgattatcacaccataattttgctggaatagaagtcttaaacccaaattcagtcaaaagctgataaatccatattacctcacacacagactgggccatagctctatattctgattcagcactggatctagatacaacattttgtttcttactcttccaagagaccagattgcccccaacaaatacacaatatcctgaAGTGGATCGTCTATCTACCTTGGAGCACACTTGATACGCATCGAAAAACACTCAATCtgggtatgtccatgatccttgtaaactatacctcgtcctggtgctccttttaaataacataaaatttgttctaatgctgcccaatgatgaattgttggagaagacatgaactgactgataacactaaccgggaatgcaatatctggacgagtcacagttaaataattcaactttccaactaacctgcgatatttctcaggatcttcaaatggtttcccatcacgtgtaagatgcacagctggattcattggagcattgcagggttttgatcccaatttccctgtctcagttagcaaatcaagtacatactttctttgagacagaaaaataccttgtttactccgagtaacttcaatccccaagaaatacttgagctcccctaaatctttcgtgttaaactgggtgtgaatgaaagacttaagggatgagatgccttcagtatcacttccagtaataacgatgtcatcaacatacaccactaacaaaatgataccaacagttgatcttttataaaacacagaatgatctgacttacttttcaacaaaccaaacttctcaacagcctgactaaatttaccaaaccaagcacgagggctttgtttcaatccatataaagatttgcgaAGATGACAAACTCGCCCTAACTCCCCCGAGCAACAAACCCGtgaggttgctccatatatacttcttcctcaagatctccatgaagaaaagcatttttaatatcaagccgatgcaaaggccaatgatgagtaCCGCCATGGAAATGAACGGTCGAACGTATGTGAGTTTagcaacaggagaaaaagtatcacaatagtccactccataggttcgagcataacccttggcaacaagacGGGCCCGTAAGCGAGCAACCGTGCCGTCCGGATTGAATTTAACCGTGAACACCCATTTACACCCGATGGCCTCGTTTTCCGAAGGTAAATCAACCAAGACCCAAGTACCATTCGCAACCaaagcattcatctcttctatcattgcGGCAAGCCAACCAGATGAGACATCGCTTCTCGAACgttttaggaatagtgatagaatcaagagaagcaataaaagaacaagaagaagatgAGAGATGATTATAAGACACAAAAGAAGTAATAGGAAAAGTACATTGGCGTTTACCTTTACGTAGTGCAATGGGAAGATCATCTGAGATTTCCGGATCTGATGACGAAGATGCAGTGCGGGACATGAAACAGAGGTGGAGGAGGGGGCGCCTGGTGTACACTATAGGAGGCCGAgggagtggtggaggtggtagaggtggtggaggtggtggaggtgtagaCACTGTGGGGGTGACGACCGAGGCAGGTGAAGGAACTAGAGACCCGCCAGAACATGTAGCAGGCGCATAGGATGTGACgaataaaccaacaaatcatcatcctcccccgactagtagaagtagtggaagatgaaaaataaggtgtattttctacaaaagtaacatcaatagaaacaagatatttgttgagatcgggacaataacacctataccctttctgaagacgagaataaccaagaaagacacactttagtgccttagggtctaatttggtgacagatggacggacatcgcgagcaaaacaaacactacCAAACACTCGCGGAGCAACTGGAAATAATGACTTATGAGGAAAAAGAGTTTTAAATGGAATTGCACCATTAAGAACAGAGGATGGCATGcgattaataagaaagcatgccgtggaaactgcatcggcccaaaaaggtttagggactttcatttgaaacaagagagcacgtgcagtttcaagaagatgtctgtttttacgttctgcaacaccattctgaggtgccgtatcaacacaagaagtttcatgaagcatgccattagaggtcatataagattgaaattgagcggacatgtactctttggcattatcacttctcaaagtacgaatagatacattaaattgagtttgaatCTCAAAGACAAAAAGCACGAATGTAGAAAACAACTCAGaacgatttttcattaaatataaccaagttacacgagaataatcatccacaaaagtaacaaaatacctgaatccaggttgagacaaaataggagaaggaccccaaacatcagaatgaactaactcaaaaggaacactagcacgtttattgacacgtggactcaaactaacacgatgatgtttggcaaactgacatgactcacaatctaacgaagataaactactatattggggacacggcttgagcaaaggaagggatggatgacctaaacgacaatgagcctcaaaagcggaagcaacactcgaacaagcaatagaggttggcggaagtgggtcaagaacatacaagccaccagattcatgtcctttaccaataatcttcttcgtcacaagatcctgaaacaaacaatgatcaggaaagaatgagatgcaacaatTTAGATTACGAGTGAGTTGACTAACGTAAAGCAAATTAAAGGACAAATCGTGTAAATGTAAGATCGATGACAAAGATAGCATAGGTGTAGGAACAATAGTGCCGGATCCAAGAACGTAAGCCGTTGACCCATCGGCTAAGGTGACAACGAAGTGGGACTATGAGACCGAAAAGTGGAAAAGAGACGGGAATTACTCGTCATATGATCCGTGGCACCGTAATCAATGACCCATTTTGaggatttggaaagaaggcATGCATTAGAGTTACCTCGATTCGGCAATCGCAATGATGTaagaagatgaagacttaagTGTTTCCCGATACCTTGAGAACTTGGCAAATTCATCGGCGAAATAAGGACCGATTTGTCGGATGCATCACTAGTGCTTGCAATATTGCGCAGTGTTGTTGTCGATTCTTAAATTGTAACTTCCTACACTCAAACTTGGTGTGGCTCGGTTTCTTACAATAATTGCACATGATGCTCCCGTAATTTGGTGTGCGGTTATCGTGTCCTCGTGAATTACCTCCTTTAAATCCACTTGGAGTAGAGTTTCTTTCCTGCGGTAATTATTACGACTCACCAAGTGCGCTATTCGGAGGAGTTGAAGAGGTAGTCTCGtgcgaagaacacgagtaaacacATCTTGTAAAGAGGAGACATCGTAACCAGTAGAGAACTTGTGACTTTGCGAGTCAAATTCGGATGAGAGTCCCGCAAGGAAACTCATAATAGCCATCTGTTCTCGTTGGCGCTGTTGAACTTTTACATCAGGACTAAACggtaatagcacattaagttcttcatatgttttcttgaaagccataaaataattcataagagacttatcttgtttctccgcgcgataaaaagctttgcaaacatcatatatgcgagatatgttgtctttgccagaatacaaaaactccaagtaacccattagttctttaaccaattcacaatgattaatcaaactaattacctcattatcgatagaatttcgaatttgaaggaacaagcgagcatcctcacggagccatattttccttgaatcgtttgtttcttcaggaggatcgtcagtcaagtgatcatctttgtcaatactcctcaaatacagtcgaatcgtcttactccattccaaataattcgaaccaatcaacttatgatccgtgattttagacatcacgggaacaacatcagaaacaacaactgattttgaatctaatcttatctctgccataatctcaaaaacaaacacaaaggacagagaaaaagaacaaaagaacACCAAGGAATGAACACCCAAACACGAAGAAGACAAACAAACACCGAATTACAACCTAGAACAGATGCGAGTGGGCTTAGAAGAACCCAGTGAAGAATCGGCAACAGACCGCCGTCGAAGGCGCCGTCACACGCGCCtccacgcgccggcgcgtgagccccacgcgcAGAAGCTTCAGGcggcgcgtgagccccacgcgcGAGGAATCCGGCGACCGGACTTCGGGGGTTTGTAGATCGGCGGCCGGCGGTCCTCCTATGTGGGCGGTGAGAAAAGATGTTCACTCCAAATAGGATTTTcgaaaacaaccctaaactcaaaccctaatttttttaattttttttttttttcagaaccctaatttcgaatttcgaattttgaatcacaatgctctgataccatgtagaaaatagtgattcgaattgtgtgttgatttcatagaataatacatatttatatacagagttaggagactaaatatctactaaatatctactaaatatctaacTCTCTTACAGCTAATATACACCTAATATCTAACAACTTCACTAAATGTTTATAGAGTGGGTAACCTTTTGTGAGCTGGATCAGAATAATAGGCTGCCTCATGAGCTACAATagattttgaagttttgaatATGGGAACACGGGTCTTTCATTTAATTGAATGAAATACTAACTAATCATGACTTTTTGTGTCATAATGTGCTATTgctactaaatatattttttattttgtatttctttgaTCTTCAACTATTCAGCCTTTTTCTACTTGTGCTAGCCTGATAGGCCTCTTTTACATTTATTCCTCCCCTCTTGTAGTTTTCTGAAGCATTTGGTAAGCTCTATGGACAACCCAAGCACAATATAAACAACGACGGAGTTGAACAGTCACGATCACGTGGTGGCGGCGTTCACGAGAACTGCATAAAGTAAGCTTTTATTTCTTACTATCTTTAAGCTTCCTTTGCCGTAATCTGTTACCAGTTTATTTGACATCTCTTTACATGCTCCTTAATGGGCGGTTCCTGTTCTGCTATacattgtttatttat
This Cannabis sativa cultivar Pink pepper isolate KNU-18-1 chromosome 6, ASM2916894v1, whole genome shotgun sequence DNA region includes the following protein-coding sequences:
- the LOC115694845 gene encoding actin-related protein 2/3 complex subunit 1A, which gives rise to MAAIAVHQFAQSITCHAWSPEQSMIALCPNNNEVHIYRLVDDKWERLHVLQKHDQIVSGIDWSARSNRIVTASHDRNSYVWNFEGAEWVPTLVILRLNRAALCVRWSPRENKFAVGSGAKTVCICYYEQENNWWVSKLIRKKHDSSVTGIAWHPNNILLATTSTDGKCRVFSTFIKGVDAKDSRTGPSSDSKFGEQIIQLDLSISWAFGVKWSPSGNTLAYAGHNSMIYFVDDVGPSPSAQNVAFRDLPLRDVIFVSERLVIGVGFDCNPMVFAADDSGFWSFVRFLGERKASSGPKYGSQFSEAFGKLYGQPKHNINNDGVEQSRSRGGGVHENCINCIVSLGQPGISSTKRFSTSGMDGRVVIWDLENQADLSEYL